Genomic window (Pseudoliparis swirei isolate HS2019 ecotype Mariana Trench chromosome 23, NWPU_hadal_v1, whole genome shotgun sequence):
AGAAGACAGCTTGATACCCGATGACTGTGTTCCTCATATAGATTATTATCATTTATAAACTTCACTCGGAAAGGTCATCgatttatttgcattttagATGTACAGTATGTCCGGTGAGATACTGATTTCTCTATATAGTGACTTGGCTGTTGTAAACATTATTTCACTGAAACAATATTTAGTTATATCTAAATTAGAGATAACTTCTAATTAGTTTTTTGAATCCTATATGTGTTTTTGAAAGCAATTATTTAGTCATGAAAAAGTGTTGCTTATTGAAAAGAGTAGCTCCATGTCATAATAAAATCCTAAAGATACCTATCCCTACCAGACGGCCACCGTAGTTCTAGACATGCCTGGGAAGGGATGGGTGAAGGGAGGGGTACATTGTTGCTTGCAATCTGCAAACTCACCACTACACATACAAATCTCAAGATTATAGATTATAAGATTTAGTGGCCGAAGAACAAGATAACTTTTGCCTAAAATATGTCAACAAGGCAGGTAACTCTAGCTGTTACACTTACTAGTCCTCACTTATTCGCATATTTAACTTAACACAAAATGGATGAATCTAAATATGTGCCTTTcctctttatttatattgcaaatCAATTAATTTATGGTTTGAGGGTTTAGGGGGGACATTGGGATTGGACCTGCGTGATTCACGTGACAATCGAGCATCTGGAACTTCCTGTGACgagcctctctctctacaggactCTGGAGGAAATGCGCTGTGTGACTTTAAGACAATTTGGCAgcactcagccaatcagagcagagggggagggaaggaagcGGATGGGTAGCAACAGTTGCCCTGGTGAGGACGAAGCACCATAGCCACGGTAGCCCTGGCGACAAGAACCCAGCAACgagaatcaacaacaacaacaactgaacccgccataaaaaataaaagaagacatTTAACCGGTGGGAAATACACACGTGGATACAGAGGTGAAGCTCTTTACACACAGGGGATATTTTATTTCCAATAATGCTTCAACTGAATTGTGCTAttgcttttttccttcttccctcGTTGTTTCAGTAGCCATATCAGGTAACTGCCTCCCAGTGTTAGCCGAGGTTTACCTGCAAGACAAACGTCGTTTTGGTAAATTAGTCGAGTCTCGTTCCCTGTATGGGGCTGTTTCTGCCATGACGACGCGGCCACAGACGCATACTCAAGCAGGCCGTTGTTATGGCGATGTCAAATGCAAAAGGTACAAAATGGCGGTTGTTGGAGAGACCAGTTAGCTCGATAGCTCGCATCAGTGCTGTCACGACATGCTCGTACTCGCTGCTGCTGGCCGTTAATGGAACGAACGACCAGTAACGGGCACTCGTCTTTTTTTAACGGTCATTTACGGGCATTGTGTGGCGGTTTCGTACGTTTTTATTCAGCAACTCCCGGCACAAACCCACGTCCCGATGTAACATTACATGACGTGAAGAAAGACAACATTAGGATAGTCCAGTTAAAAGTGCGACTAAAACGGACATGAGACCCGTCCTAGGACAAGCCAGACTAACTTAAGACTGAAATGTCGTCCTCGATGATGGGGAGTTGAAGGCGCAGGCAGGTAGCGGACATTTAGCGTTTGAGGGGCGTGGCGAGAGAAGACGTTCTGGATGTGCTTTGCAGGTCCAGTCCAGATGAACGTGTTTCTGAACATATTTAGCTCGATATGTAATACCGTGTCGTGTTTCTAATTGACCTATAACGTCAACATATATCaaccaaattttaaaaaggctattttattttgaaaacacagaTTTTAGTTTTCAGTCACAACAATGATCTTCCTCTGTGCTAACGTTGTCTGTTTTCATATGAACAAAGAAGAGAGGTTTATAAGTTAGTATAAAGGCTATTGTATTAAAATGTTTCTCTTATTTAGGATAAGGTGTGTAGCATGTAATATTCATAATTGTGTGTGACATAAAGCATGACAATGGCCATAGGATGTGAGATCACATTACTGGTAATGAGACACCGAAATGTGTGTGCAAACCCTCAGCAAATGTAGTCctacaagtgtgtttgtgtgtgtggtttccacCTACACTATTACATATCCTGCAGCAAACATCACTTGCGCCTCATGTTTAAGCATTGTCTCTCTCATCGGACTGCCTACTCCAAAACATGAATGTATTTTTCTGTAGAGATCACTTCAAAAGTTATATTATTCTGGAATCTGTGATTCATTACAATTTGCTCCATCCTCCAAAAGTTGGGACTTGTATCCGTTTACCCTCAAAAGATGTCTATCAAATACACATTTACCAGGATTCGTCCTGGAACTCATTCTGAAGCACTTATATATACTAGAAATGTATAACTAATCACTAGTTTATTTGTCCTAGTGTGATTCCCAGCTGTTGTCATGGCCACATCAGGCTACGTAGGTGAGATCCAACCAGCGGCTCAACCCCAGGGGGTGACTGTGACAACGGGGCAACCGGATGCCAGTTCGAGCCCTACAACTGCCCCTCAGTTTCTGGCTGAGATTCAGGCTACCGTGGCCACTCCCACTATTATCACATCCACAGACCAAACTACTCCCACTGATCAAgccacctccatcaccactcCGGAGCCTGCAGATGTTAGTCAAGCCCAGTCCACAGCACAGGTCCAGCCTCCTCAGACACAGTATGTGACTGCAGAGATCCAGGGCTCCCCCACACAGTCTGGACATTCTCAAAGCACTCCTCAGTACATCGTCGTTACTGTCACAGGTAAGAGCATACCATTATATGCCATTTGGGCAGAAGCAGTGATTCATTTCTTAAATCTATATTTAGTGATTACCCTACATTACAATTACTATGGTGACCTTTGAATGGTCTTTCATTTTTCAGATATGgtttgtatacacacatatattttaaaGAGTAAGATCTGTCTTCATTAAAATGTATAACATTGTATTTTCTTAAGGACAGTaagttaaaacatatttatttattgtaatagTTTTAAAGATTATAAAACTAAGATATACATTCACATATTAGAAGAAACAATTTAGTTTTCTAGGTTTGTTGTTCAGAAACTAACAATAGTGACTGAGTGGTGGAATGAACAAGTGGGACACTTTCAAAATGGCAGCATATCAACAACTTTATGAAAGTAAAATAATGTCACCAACATGTGATTGTATTTACTTTCCCTTCCTCCTTCAGAGGGCTCCCTTCACTCGAGTGACAGCTTCTCAGACTCCAGCCCCCCTTCAGCTGTGGTGCAAACAGGAGTTCCCACGCAGGTTGTTCAGCAGGTACAGGCTGGTCAACAGGTAATATATGCttgtatccacacacacacatgatggaatGAATGTTGCCTTGACTCTAAAAACGATGTATCATCTTTGTCTCTGCAGAGGTCAGTGGTGCAGGCCACCTCTCAGATAGCCAAGACTGAGCCAGGCACTCAGCTCAGTGTCACCAGTCTACAGCCTGTTCATATCAGCCAGGAGgtcagtcaaacacacacacacacacagtatgtcatTGGTGCTAAAATATGATGTCTGACAATAACAAAAATGACATCCACTACTGCCCAACTTCTTCACATTGTGGCTTAATAATAGCCAACTAATCACATCTGTGGTCAAAACCTTCCAGTTCCTTCCTTGTAGTGAGGAGACAGCGTTAGTCAGGGATACAAATCTAGAAGAATGGCCACTTCAACATATGGTAGGACAGCCAGCGTGCCAGGCCTTGGTATCAGCAGACTACATGAGCCATTGCTGCAGCAGGCGGATCTATCTCCCCATGGACATCCTTCAGTATTACCAGTCACTGGCCTTGCACTCTGTGTGTGCCGAGGAAAAGATAGGAGGAGCCCAGCCTGCATTCACAAGCTCAGGCCTCGATCAGCCACCGTGGCAAGCTACAACTACTGCTTTCCAAGTAGGTCAGGGACACAAGGGTGACTGCTGCCATATAGTCATGGGAACAGAGAATATGTCTGTAGTTAAGAAACGTATGTTATAAAAGAAACTGAAAGGTGTTCGGAGGATTGTCAGGCAAGATACAGTTGATATGGTTTAGCTAGGCAGAAAAGCATttcttgaatgtgtgtgtgtgtgtgtgtgtgctcactccttaggtccagcagcagctcacacCAGTGCCAGTGCAACATGTCTTTGCCAATCAAGTGCAGTATGTGGATGGAGAGACCAACTACACAACCAGCACCATGTTAGAATACAACTCTCGATCAATAGCATACCCATGTCTAGACATTATGTTTTCCCTTTTTACAGTTTACTTTTTCCTAACACatctttttgtgtctttcatCCAGGCGTTCCAGCACTTTTCCCTACACTGACACTCCCTTGTACACCCAGACCACAGCTGCCCAGTATTATGAAGGTCAGCCAACTTCAGGCTCACAGGCTTCCACCACTGGCACACCTCTACCGGTCTCTGTCAATGCTGGCACGACAGGGGGTGTGTCCATGTTTGTTGCCCAGTCCACCAgtgcaggagggggaggggccaccgTGGTGAGCACAGGTGGCACCACCAATGGGTCAGAAGATGGTGCAGGCACCAACGGGGGCGCAGCAGGCAGCTATGTGATCCAGGGGGGTTACATGCTGGGCAGCAGCAGCGGAGGGGCAGCTGGCAACAGTCAGAACTACTCACACACCGCCCGCGCCTCCCCAGCCACTGTGAGTATTACAGAGGGCGAGGAGGGTAGCGTGCCGTCGGCAGACAAGAAGGTATGCAGAGGCGCCAAGCGCAGGAATTTCTTCTCGTTTCCTTCTCATCCCCACAACCCTTTGGTGTCGCACACCGATGACGCCATAGTTTTGTCCTGTGGAAAGCACAATTACAAATATGGAGATTTGTATCGAGACCAGAAAATATTCACTGCGGATGATGCACAATTTGGAGTATCGGATCACATAAAGATGTGTCGTAGCATACAGTATTTTTAACTGtgctgaaataaaacaaaaccatGGCCTCATAATCTTCATATCATTACAGTGCATGTGATGAGGGGCATTTTTGATTTGCCtgaaatgccccaaaaatatattgttcatcCCAAATTCATACTATTTAACCCCACATGATAATGGCAACCAACCTATGTTTGGCAAGCATCCCATCAGTATTGCAGGTCATTCATTCATTGCATACCACATTTGTATGCCACGGCACGCAAACAAAGTATTTGTGTTTTCATTCCCAACGGATCAACAATCTGTAACTGTGAATCCATGTGATCGCATGTGCTTCACAACTGAATTATGTGGGCAAATACAAGTGCCTATttttgtgtgtacatatgtcgAGCTTCGTTTTTGTATCTATTGGCTTTGCTGACTGCACCAGCTGTTTCCTTTTCTCATTGCCTGCGTGTCAGGTACAGTGGTTGCTGGACAACTACGAGACAGCAGAAGGAGTGAGTCTGCCACGTTCCACCCTCTACTGCCACTATCTGCTGCACTGCCAGGAGCAGAAGCTCGAGCCTGTTAATGCTGCATCTTTCGGGAAACTCATTAGATCTGTGTTCATGGGGCTACGCACACGACGCCTGGGCACACGGTAAGACGGGTCATCAGACACCCGGACTCGTGTACAGAAGACATGACAgtccataaacacacataccccTTTCATACACGGCTGACCTGACAGGGTTGTTTGTATTGATAGCTTTGCTAATGTGcagatttttaaatgtatttgaagGATACAACATGTTGGATATCAACCTGACATCACAGAGAGAACTGACAAACACAGAGGACTCACTTCGCCTCACAACAGTGATGCACATGAGTAGCACAGAAATCCTCTTTATACACACAAAAGCATTTAGACCTACATTAGTGGACACCCATCAGGACTCCCTGGAGGAGAACAATGGGTATTTTTGCTCTTTCGAACAATGGAAAATGTTTTCCTGGTGCAGGAGAAAATGTGAGTAGAGCTGAAGGCAGAGAGCGTGTGAGTGAATTTCATAAAGGAAGGGAGAGTGAGCATGTGAGATTGACTTTTTAGAAATGTTTTTGTATTATGGGTTTGATTAAACAATatcatatgtttttttaattaaaataaatatatatatagttacatCAGTCAGTATTGTGACATGTAGGGGGCGTTACCACAGGTttatatagacaacataaactTCTTTCCTCACACATACTTGTTTTCTCCTCTATAGATTGACTGCGGGAGAAAGATTCGTCATCACAAGTTACTTttttataaaaacatatttatctcGTCCTGACAGGGGTAATTCTAAATACCACTACTATGGGCTGAGGATCAAGGCGGGCTCTTCTCTTCTCCGCCTGATGGAAGACCAGCAGCATCTGGCCATGAGGCAGCAGCCCTTCTCACAGAAACAGAGGTGCACACACGTCTATTGTCTGTCATCAACATCAAATCATCTCACGGCTCCAAACGCCTGCTTTATGATGAGATACACTTGGCACTTCGTGGGGATCTGAATGTTTCATCTACCCTATCACATGGACTGTGTCCTGGTCCCTATCAGGTTGAAGCCTGTGCATAAAGTAGAGGGACTGACCAACGGCACAGCAGCCGGAGCCggccagcagcaacaacagcagccgGGGTCAGGGCAGGTGGACATCAGCACCCAGGTTCAGCAGTACCAGCAGTTCCTAGGTGTGTACAGTGAACAGTAAATCAATACCTACAGGTATGAAAGTGATGGTTTGTCTAAAAGGAAATGTATGAGTCAGTGTCATACAAAATGATGTACTGTTCATTGGGGTAATAATGTGATTTATCTTTGTTTATCCCGTGCTCTTTTGTTCCAGATGCATCCCGAGCTCTCCCTGATTTCCCCGACATCGACCTCCAGGGGAAGTCTCTGCCAGAGGGAATTGAGCTGGAGCACATAAAGAGCTTTCAGCTGCTGTACAGAGAGCATTGTGAGGTAAGTGAATGAAAGGTAATCCGTTAGCTGGCGGCCACCTATTGAGTATTTATGTGTTCTATCTAGCTGTTAGTGAAACAAGGGAAGCCTACTTTGAATGAATGAACCCTGGGTGACTTGTAGTGTAGGACGGCTCactgaaaaataagaaaagaaaaaaggtttgaAAGTACTCCGCCCACATTAGCAAGGTGCATTATTAGATCATGTCCTTGTTTTTCTCACTTTGTGTGTCTTATTGATCTTGTGATAATCTAAGTGTGCTCTGTGTGTCTTCAGGCCATACTAGATGTGATGGTCAACCTGCAGTTTACCCTGGTGGAAACTCTGTGGAAGACCTTCTGGAGGTTCGGCCAGAATCAGGCTGGAGATGCCACGTTGGCTGTGTGAGTGGTCAAAACTTAAAGGCAAATTATCAAAATTCTATCCTAAACAAAAGTGTGAAGATTAGATTCTCCTCGTGAAGTAGCGGTACCATTTTATACAGAATGCAGGTAATTAAAACTGGCATGCACATGTTTTGACAGTCATGACGAGTCAGAGAAGCGCCTCCCTAAGTCCTGTTTGGTGGTGCTGTGCAAGTATGACCCAGTGCTGCGCTGGAGTCGGGACTGTGACAACAGCCTGTACCAGGCCCTGGTGGAGATCCTCATCCCTGATGTCCTGAGGCCCATCCCCAGTACGGCTTTACTATTACACACGTGTGATCATGGAGTCAAACATACAATATATCATTTGGAATTTgccattacattattttttatagTTGTAACACAAATAATTACAGTTGCCATTCAAGCACATGTATTCATACTTACAGTCTTTGCACACAGAGAGCCATTCTTTAACTCAGTGCCTAATTGAACCATTTACCTATGAGAGAACAGAGGTCAACCCTATATTGGACATATAATAGGAATTTACTCCTTCTTGGTTGACACATTTGGAACGATGGACTGGCTCTGTAGTGACGTGTTCCTTATTGCACGCCTGCTGCTGCGCAGTAGAGACTCACTCAGGGTTTGAATTGAATTACTTAGAACTATGAGAAATGATCTTTCCTTCCATCCCTGCTGAACGGCTGACGAAGAAATATTGCCATGCCCTCGATATTTGTCTCCCAAGGAAATTGGAATCACATTAGAAATCTGGTCACGTGGCCAAGAAATCTGATTCGTAGCTATGTTCACCATGTTTGATAATCCTTCCTCCTGGTACATTCTCAGGGATTAGACAAATGAAAACATACTCTGAAGTGACCAGTATTAAAGTCcttaatcctttttttttgcccacAGGTGCCTTAACTCAAGCCATCCGCAACTTTGCCAAGAGCCTGGAGAGCTGGCTGACCAATGCCATGATGAACATCCCGGAGGAAATGGTCCGCATCAAGGTACACGCCACTTGGATTCGCTTGCAGTTGGTGGAACGACATGTTTCATGAGCCACGGAGGAAAGCTTCTTCAGCATACAGGATTAGCCATTATGAAATATGTAGCTGAGACGGATTCCACGTTTAGAAACTATTAGAAGTCATACTTTGAAAGGCGCTAtagctgatttaaaaaaaaaagtcctatAATTTGCCCCCTCATTTTTGTTAAATTATGcaaatcatttaaattgaaaataacAAGTATTCTTGATAGGAACCGTCTACCTTAGGGGCCTGTTACATGTATCTTCTTCTCATTAAGGCCCAGGCCAGAGCTGAACATACAATACTCCCCTCCTCAAAAAAGCTGCTCTATTCGGTGATAGATATTTTTGCCCTTTCATCCTTCTCTCCTTGTGTTCTCTCAGGTAACATCAGCCAACGCATTTGCCCAGACACTGCGTCGCTACACCAGTCTGAACCATCTCGCCCAGGCAGCCCGCGCTGTCCTCCAGAACACGGCCCAGATCAACCAGATGCTCTCCGACCTGAACCGCGTCGACTTCGCTAACGTCCAGGTCGGTTTGGTCCCTGAACGTTGTGCGCTGGGAACTCACGTCGGTTTCACCTGTTTGTGGTGTAAGCTTGCATACGTGTTGGTGTTGAGCATATGCAACACCTTCTGCTGTGGCCTGTGGTTTTGATGCATGAAACATTCGGTTTCTTCGAACTTAAAACAAGCCCTCTTGCTATTTCTCAgaagatttttttcccccttcctcCAGTGACTGAAGAGCACATTGTTAAATACAAGAGCCCTGCACCTGCACCTGGGAGGGGTTTAGTGTCTTGTTATAGACAATGTGGCAGAGAATGTATTTCAAAGGACTTCAACTTCTTCTGTTTGAAGTCTGTCTCAACATTTGGTCACCCTGCTGCCCTCTGCCGGTTCTACAAATGCCAGGTGTGACTGCTTCTGACTGATGCATCCTGTCCCCCCTTTGCAGGAGCAGGCTTCATGGGTGTGCCGGTGTGAAGACCGTGTCGTCCAGCGGCTGGAGCAGGACTTCAAGCTGaccctccagcagcagaactccctggagcagtgggctgcgtgGCTGGATGGAGTCGTCTCCCAGGTGCTCAAGCCCTACCAGCAGAGCCCCGCCTTCCCCAAAGCCGCCAAGCTCTTCCTACTCAAGTGGTCCTTTTACAGGTGTGATGGGAGGCATTTGGCAATTCTTAATTTCCATTCTACTTTGTTGTCTTTGTTAATGCTGTGAGATTTAACTACAAGCTTTTGTTACACAGTAAATGaacaaatgtgtgtgaatgtacacTTGTGTTGCATGTTCAGCCTGAAGGTCATGACGGGTGTGACGGTTTTAAATTCACAAAAATGAATGGTTGTTAGATCGCATTTTGTCAATCAAGTGTTCCAAAAAGAGAGGAATGCTCGCTGTAATAAATGTGTTATCTTAAACTTCATCAATCATACACATGACATTTAAATCAGTATAATGAACTAGGAACCacatttaagttaaaaaaagaccACCGTAATGATCCGAGCATCACTTACTATCAGGTTTCATTCATCTCAGCTGCGTGGATGAATGTGTCAAATCACTGTCGGACATTATGAAATAGAATcagcagaatatatatatacatattaatatatatatagatatacatatatctatatatatattaatatcaatGAATAATGAAGTGGATTCACTgagtctctccttctcttgacTCTCTTGATGCTTTGAACTTTGTTAGCAGGAATCACTGAGAAATACTTCTTATTTGTGGTTCAGAGGAAGAAGTGGTGCCGTCACAGAACACATGAATACTGATCTCTGCTCCTCAGTTCCATGGTGATCAGGGACCTGACCCTGAGGAGTGCAGCCAGCTTTGGCTCCTTTCACTTGATCCGCCTGCTGTACGATGAGTACATGTACTACCTGATAGAGCACCGAGTGGCCCAGGCTAAAGGAGAAACCCCCATTGCTGTCATGGGAGAGGtactaaagcacacacacatacatgaactCAACAATGTGAGCCGTATATACAATAATGACACATTCCCCTCTTGCCATTAGTTTGCCAGTTTAGGCCGGGGTCTACAGCTGGATCCTGACAAAGGTAATTTACACCTGTTGTTTCTACCGTAGACAAACCACAGCCGCGTTTCAAGCATTCTTTATTACTGACTAATTTCCCCGTGTCCAtcacagaagaggaagaggaggaggatgaggagagtgaCGACGAAGGTCAGGAGCTGTCTCTTCCCTCAGACGCGGTCGTGCTCGGAGACGAGTCCTTGGAGCCGCCCGCCAAGCTGGCCCGGATGGACCAGAGAGTCCTCTTCATGACCGGATCGCCGGACATCTAAACACAACGTAACACAGATAGACGCGTGTTGATTATAttgaattacacacacacacacacacacacacatggatgtaCAAAGAACACTACTTTATACACTTGACACATGTATATAGatcttgtaaatgtgtgtgcatactgtaaCTGTCCCACTTGTTTACGCACACACAATCAAAACATCGAGTTCTGCTGTCGCACCATTGATTCCAGACCAGTCTTTGGCAGTGCAATAGGAAGTGGCTTCAAAACCCAGAGGAACACAAAGCATTTCAACCCTCAGTTGTATTGATCTGTAAAAATGAACTAAAGCCAGGCATGTTTTTTTGTCCTCACATCTCAACCTGTAGCCTCGCTGCCTCCTTGCTGAGGAGCTACTGCTCACCCTCGATCCTCCTAAAACTGTCACTGCCATATCAAAGTGGTCTTGAAAatactgtgatgtgtgtgtgtgtgtgtgtgtgtgtttgtgtgtgtgtaacggtaGCTTCTACAGGAGGGAGCCAAGTCGACCTGTTAACAGAAACAGCAGAATTCAGTTGTTGATAATTTATTGAATACTGAGGGAAGCTGTTTTGTTCCTGAGGGACAGCAGACAGCATTTTGGGGTGGGtgatctctctgtgtgtgtgtgtgtgtgtgtaggtgtgtgtgtgtgtgtgtgtgtgtgtgtgtgtgtgtgtgtgtgtgtgtgcaatgggGGTCACATCGCTCTGCTGTTATTTCTGGAGGCTGAACATGCTTTTCCATGATGgagtgtgttcacctgtgtgtgtgtatatatgtgtgtgtgtgtgtgtgtgagagagtgattCATGCCAAGTGTTGATGGTTTTCTTCTGTATATAATTCAAGGTATTCATTCAGGCTTTGATTTGGGAGACGTGTATAGATTTCctgtttgatttgatttgccTGTAAAGACACCGTTCTTGTGTTCTTGGAGTGCCTGTCgcagctgccacacacacacacacacacacacgtaaagatAAAGCTACGGCTGTGCAATCGGGGCTCCTATTAGTTGCTGCAAAAATCCTCTCTTTAATTGAACATCTGGTTCCGTGAGAGAGGTACTCTACGTGTCATATTTATATGTTCAAAGTTCTTCATTCCTGTCCATCCAATAAGTTCCTCTGTGCCTCACTTTCCTTTGATGTATACTTTTCCTGCCTTATCTCAATATACTTTCCAGTGTGTGTGCCAAACCTGTGCACTTTTACCCCAGAATCCACTGTTTTTAAATAACCTTTCTACATTTTAACGAGGACTGTGCCTGAGTAAGAACGGTGATGTACTTATATTCTACTGTATATGTATCCACTATTTTGAATTTTGTTGTCACTAAGTGAACCTCTTGTGCAGTGTATGGTGCTGTGTCGTCACACATTGTAAACAACCTTTGTGTGCATTATTGCTTTGTGATTGTACGTTCAGTTATCAATCCTATATCATATCTGATGACTTTTTCCACAAACAGGCTAAGGCCCTGCCTCTTTGCACATATTGAATATAGTCACCACATCTCTGACAGTTACCTAAAATGATTTTTGCTCATTTTTCTTTAAAGTCTTAGGTGTGTGTCTTTTATTGGTGGAGTGCAGGTGTCATATTTCGTACCGCTCGTGTGGTTCAGTGGTGAGAGGCGAGATGGCTCTTTCTGCACAGCCCTCCGCCGACACTCATCTCCCTCCCCCGTGCTCTCATCTCACTTGTGTTCTCGCCCTCCTGCCAATGGCTTTGTTTTGCTTCAGACATTCATATTCGTAAACACTGTTCGTCACGATTGGTTGTCGT
Coding sequences:
- the rfx1a gene encoding MHC class II regulatory factor RFX1a isoform X4; amino-acid sequence: MATSGYVGEIQPAAQPQGVTVTTGQPDASSSPTTAPQFLAEIQATVATPTIITSTDQTTPTDQATSITTPEPADVSQAQSTAQVQPPQTQYVTAEIQGSPTQSGHSQSTPQYIVVTVTEGSLHSSDSFSDSSPPSAVVQTGVPTQVVQQVQAGQQRSVVQATSQIAKTEPGTQLSVTSLQPVHISQEVQQQLTPVPVQHVFANQVQYVDGETNYTTSTMRSSTFPYTDTPLYTQTTAAQYYEGQPTSGSQASTTGTPLPVSVNAGTTGGVSMFVAQSTSAGGGGATVVSTGGTTNGSEDGAGTNGGAAGSYVIQGGYMLGSSSGGAAGNSQNYSHTARASPATWLLDNYETAEGVSLPRSTLYCHYLLHCQEQKLEPVNAASFGKLIRSVFMGLRTRRLGTRGNSKYHYYGLRIKAGSSLLRLMEDQQHLAMRQQPFSQKQRLKPVHKVEGLTNGTAAGAGQQQQQQPGSGQVDISTQVQQYQQFLDASRALPDFPDIDLQGKSLPEGIELEHIKSFQLLYREHCEAILDVMVNLQFTLVETLWKTFWRFGQNQAGDATLAVHDESEKRLPKSCLVVLCKYDPVLRWSRDCDNSLYQALVEILIPDVLRPIPSALTQAIRNFAKSLESWLTNAMMNIPEEMVRIKVTSANAFAQTLRRYTSLNHLAQAARAVLQNTAQINQMLSDLNRVDFANVQEQASWVCRCEDRVVQRLEQDFKLTLQQQNSLEQWAAWLDGVVSQVLKPYQQSPAFPKAAKLFLLKWSFYSSMVIRDLTLRSAASFGSFHLIRLLYDEYMYYLIEHRVAQAKGETPIAVMGEFASLGRGLQLDPDKEEEEEEDEESDDEGQELSLPSDAVVLGDESLEPPAKLARMDQRVLFMTGSPDI